The Funiculus sociatus GB2-C1 genome includes a region encoding these proteins:
- the rsmH gene encoding 16S rRNA (cytosine(1402)-N(4))-methyltransferase RsmH translates to MNELNVTNQTEAPKFYHVPVLSRELIEGLAIRPGGHYLDATVGGGGHSRLILEAAPDTQVTAIDQDQQAIASAQTQLAQYSDRIHFWHGNFSEYQPNNLTFDGIIADLGVSSAQFDVPERGFSFRHEAELDMRMNRERSLTAAEAINHWEESKLADIFFKYGEERLSRRIARAIVEKRPFQTTTQLAEAIAYSVPKAYRYGRIHPATRVFQALRIVVNDELTALETLINKAPIWLKPEGRIGIISFHSLEDRLVKHGLRGTSILRVLTKKPIIPQEDEIGNNPRSRSAKLRIAERKEP, encoded by the coding sequence GTGAATGAATTGAATGTGACAAATCAAACAGAAGCACCGAAATTTTATCATGTTCCTGTTTTGAGTCGGGAGTTAATTGAGGGGTTGGCAATCCGTCCAGGGGGACACTATTTAGATGCAACTGTGGGGGGTGGTGGTCACAGTCGGTTAATTCTGGAAGCTGCGCCGGATACTCAAGTGACGGCTATTGACCAAGATCAGCAAGCGATCGCATCCGCCCAAACCCAACTCGCTCAGTATAGCGATCGCATCCACTTCTGGCATGGCAATTTTTCTGAGTATCAGCCAAATAATCTCACTTTTGATGGTATAATAGCCGACTTGGGTGTTAGCTCGGCTCAGTTCGATGTACCAGAGCGAGGCTTTAGTTTTCGCCACGAAGCCGAGTTAGATATGCGGATGAACAGGGAGCGATCGCTTACAGCCGCTGAGGCGATTAATCACTGGGAAGAATCGAAACTGGCAGATATCTTCTTTAAATATGGGGAAGAACGTCTATCTAGACGAATTGCCAGGGCAATTGTGGAAAAACGCCCGTTTCAGACGACAACGCAGTTAGCAGAAGCGATCGCTTACAGCGTTCCCAAAGCATACCGCTACGGCAGAATTCACCCAGCTACTCGCGTCTTTCAAGCTTTGCGAATTGTAGTTAACGATGAATTAACCGCACTGGAAACCTTGATAAATAAAGCACCCATTTGGTTAAAACCAGAAGGCAGAATTGGGATTATCAGTTTTCACAGTTTAGAAGACCGACTGGTGAAGCACGGGCTGCGGGGAACGTCAATCTTACGGGTGTTGACGAAAAAGCCGATTATACCCCAAGAAGATGAAATAGGAAATAATCCGCGATCGCGTTCAGCTAAGCTGCGAATAGCAGAACGAAAGGAGCCTTGA
- a CDS encoding PAS domain-containing sensor histidine kinase, whose translation MNTDEFTQQIKKVYSHAGTLYQRAGESHVIAYPELLGDSLEELRTSLEELRVAEEELRQQNEELASTREIVEAERQRYQELFEFAPDGYLVTDADGTIREANRAAADLLGIAHNYLIGKPLIIFISQEERRAFRTKLLRLREVGSEREWEVIVKPRHDKCFHAALTVASVRDRQDKVVSLRWIMRDITARKEAEEKIRTYHLQNLQLQEASRLKSQFLALMSHELRTPMNAIIGFSQLLLRQRNHQLPPNQANMVERIFNSGKHLLKMIEEILDFSKLEAGRLDLDLAEFNVAALVMETVEELRCLAEQKQLEVNIQCCLDNPCVVNDKARLRQVLVNLISNAIKFTDSGSISLEAQELSDNRVAIAVKDTGIGIDPSDLQQIFQEFRQLNQSLTRDKGGTGLGLAISDRLVRMMQGKIKVESQLGEGSTFQVELPRQIPVELEVIS comes from the coding sequence ATGAACACCGACGAATTTACCCAGCAAATTAAGAAGGTGTATAGCCACGCTGGTACGTTATATCAGCGAGCTGGGGAATCCCATGTAATAGCGTATCCAGAACTGCTGGGGGACTCCTTAGAAGAACTCCGCACCTCCTTGGAAGAACTGCGCGTCGCTGAAGAGGAACTGCGCCAGCAAAATGAGGAACTGGCATCGACGCGGGAAATAGTGGAAGCGGAACGCCAGCGCTATCAGGAGTTGTTCGAGTTCGCGCCAGATGGCTACCTGGTGACTGATGCTGATGGGACAATTCGGGAAGCCAATCGCGCCGCCGCTGATTTGCTCGGTATCGCGCACAATTATTTAATCGGCAAGCCGTTAATCATCTTTATCTCTCAGGAAGAACGACGCGCTTTTCGTACCAAACTTCTGCGGCTGCGCGAAGTCGGCTCGGAGCGTGAGTGGGAGGTGATTGTGAAACCGCGTCATGACAAATGCTTTCATGCTGCTCTGACTGTCGCCAGTGTCCGCGATCGCCAAGACAAGGTTGTCTCTCTGCGCTGGATCATGCGCGACATTACTGCCCGCAAGGAAGCTGAAGAAAAAATTCGCACCTATCATCTGCAAAATCTCCAACTTCAAGAAGCTTCGCGGTTGAAATCGCAGTTTTTGGCGTTGATGTCCCACGAACTGCGTACTCCAATGAACGCGATTATTGGCTTTTCTCAACTGCTGCTGCGCCAGCGTAACCATCAGCTGCCCCCAAATCAAGCAAATATGGTGGAGCGCATTTTTAATAGTGGTAAGCACCTGCTGAAGATGATCGAGGAGATTCTAGATTTCTCTAAGCTGGAGGCTGGACGGCTGGATCTTGACTTAGCAGAATTTAACGTAGCCGCACTGGTGATGGAAACTGTTGAAGAACTCCGGTGTTTGGCAGAGCAGAAGCAGTTGGAAGTGAATATTCAATGTTGTCTGGATAACCCTTGTGTTGTCAATGACAAAGCCCGTTTGAGGCAGGTTTTAGTTAATCTCATCTCCAACGCGATTAAGTTTACCGACTCTGGTAGCATCTCGCTGGAGGCGCAGGAATTGTCTGATAATCGAGTAGCGATCGCTGTTAAAGACACGGGGATTGGCATTGATCCGTCCGACTTACAGCAGATTTTTCAAGAATTTCGCCAACTCAATCAGAGTCTAACACGCGACAAGGGCGGTACTGGTTTGGGGCTGGCGATTAGCGATCGCTTGGTTCGGATGATGCAGGGAAAGATTAAGGTAGAGAGTCAGCTGGGGGAAGGCTCCACTTTTCAGGTGGAATTGCCAAGACAAATTCCTGTGGAGTTAGAAGTTATAAGTTAA
- a CDS encoding CheR family methyltransferase: MNRPNIDPEFEALLDYIKNNRGFDFTGYKRSSLMRRVNKRMQAVEIETYNDYLDYLQVHQDEFIPLFNTLLINVTCFFRDREAWDFIGEKIIPLIAANKQANEPIRIWSAACASGEEAYTLAMVLAEALGVEQFKARVKIYATELDEDALTQARQASYTPQAVESLPPEMLDKYFEPCERGYSFRKDLRRTLIFGRNNLTIDAPISRIDLLVCRNALMYFNAETQGKILNRFHFALREGGFLFLGKAEMLVTHVHRFTPVDLKLRVFTTVPKIGMPDRLSFMANTDKDQKVNKIGSNTRIREAAFDNSVVPQIVVNVNGFLMQVNERARAMFGLQPGDLGRPLQDLEISYRPVELRSCIDQAYTDRRPVHIKEVEWRNFSGELIYLEVLVSPLVEMSGNILGVAISFTDISRYKGLQDDLQHSSQELEMAYEELQSTNEELETTNEELQSSNEELETTNEELQSSNEELETMNEELQSTNEELQTLNDEMRRRTEELNEVNAFLEAIFTSLRGGIVVVNQDLYIQIWNYKAEDLWGLRVDEVQGQHLLNLDIGLPVEQLKQSIRRCLSGESDYEEVIANAINRRGKAIACKVTCTPLVNSQREIQGVILVMEEQEALEASERMSE, from the coding sequence ATGAATCGGCCAAATATTGATCCTGAATTTGAAGCGTTATTAGACTACATAAAAAACAACCGTGGTTTTGACTTCACAGGTTATAAGCGTTCTAGCTTGATGCGTCGGGTAAACAAAAGAATGCAAGCTGTAGAAATAGAAACTTACAACGATTATTTAGACTACTTGCAAGTACATCAAGACGAATTTATTCCCCTATTCAACACCCTATTAATTAACGTTACTTGCTTCTTTCGCGATCGCGAAGCCTGGGATTTCATCGGCGAAAAAATCATTCCCCTCATCGCTGCCAATAAACAAGCCAACGAACCGATCCGCATCTGGAGTGCTGCCTGTGCCTCCGGAGAAGAAGCTTATACCCTCGCAATGGTACTGGCTGAAGCGCTGGGGGTGGAACAGTTCAAAGCACGAGTGAAAATTTATGCCACTGAGTTAGACGAAGACGCACTCACCCAAGCCCGCCAAGCTAGTTACACACCTCAGGCAGTGGAGAGCCTTCCCCCCGAAATGCTAGATAAGTATTTCGAGCCATGCGAACGCGGCTACAGCTTCCGTAAGGATCTACGTCGTACCCTGATTTTTGGGCGGAATAACTTAACTATCGATGCTCCCATCTCCCGCATTGACTTGCTGGTGTGCCGCAACGCCCTGATGTATTTCAATGCCGAAACTCAAGGCAAAATTCTCAACCGCTTTCACTTTGCCCTGCGAGAGGGCGGCTTTCTGTTTTTGGGAAAAGCTGAGATGTTGGTTACTCACGTTCATCGTTTTACACCTGTAGATTTGAAGCTACGAGTTTTTACAACAGTACCTAAGATAGGTATGCCCGATCGCTTATCATTCATGGCAAACACTGATAAAGACCAAAAAGTGAACAAGATCGGCAGTAATACACGCATCCGAGAAGCCGCCTTTGATAACTCCGTAGTTCCACAGATAGTGGTAAATGTCAATGGCTTCCTGATGCAAGTAAATGAACGAGCCAGAGCCATGTTTGGCTTGCAGCCTGGGGATCTCGGTCGTCCCTTGCAAGATTTAGAAATTTCTTATCGTCCGGTAGAGTTGCGTTCCTGCATCGATCAAGCTTATACGGATCGCCGTCCGGTTCACATCAAAGAGGTTGAATGGAGAAATTTCTCCGGTGAATTAATCTATCTAGAGGTGCTAGTGTCACCCCTGGTAGAGATGAGCGGCAATATCCTGGGCGTTGCGATTTCTTTTACCGATATCAGCCGCTATAAAGGGCTGCAAGACGACTTGCAGCACTCTAGCCAAGAACTGGAGATGGCTTATGAAGAACTCCAGTCTACAAATGAAGAGTTAGAAACGACTAACGAAGAACTGCAATCTTCTAATGAAGAGTTAGAAACGACTAACGAAGAACTGCAATCTTCTAATGAAGAATTAGAAACAATGAATGAGGAATTGCAATCGACTAACGAAGAATTGCAAACTCTCAACGATGAAATGCGCCGCCGCACCGAAGAACTCAACGAAGTAAACGCCTTTTTAGAAGCTATCTTTACCAGTCTGCGAGGCGGTATTGTGGTGGTGAATCAAGATTTGTACATCCAGATTTGGAACTACAAAGCGGAGGATTTGTGGGGGCTGCGAGTCGATGAAGTTCAGGGACAGCACTTGCTAAATCTGGATATTGGCTTACCTGTAGAGCAACTTAAACAATCCATCCGCAGATGTTTGTCTGGGGAAAGTGATTATGAAGAAGTGATAGCAAATGCTATCAATCGGCGCGGTAAGGCGATCGCGTGTAAAGTTACCTGCACGCCACTGGTTAACTCCCAACGAGAAATTCAGGGAGTGATTTTGGTGATGGAGGAGCAAGAGGCGCTAGAAGCTTCTGAGAGGATGTCTGAATAA